Sequence from the Desulfovibrio sp. UIB00 genome:
AAGGCCAGGGCTTCCACCAGAGCCGAAGGCACACCATCGGCCTCCCCGCCAGTGGTCTTGCGTCCAGGAGCCACAAAAACATCCGCACGGTTGTACATATCCGCCATGTTTTCATGGGGAATCTGCCCGGCAAACTGCACCGAACCACGAAGCCCAAGCCGCCAGACAAGCCAGCGCAAGCGCAGCTTTTCCGGCCCCTGGCCCACAAAGGTCAGTGAAAAGTTCACATTTCTGTCGGCCAGCAGGCGGCATGCCCGGAGCAGCAGATCGTACCCTTTGCGGCGTGCAATGGTGCCCACTGCCAGCAGGTTGAAATCCGCAGCCTTATCCGCATCATTGGCGGCATCGCCCCCAGCGGGAACAGGCATCTGCTCTTCCATATCCTCCGGAGGCGTGAGGGTAAGGGGATCGCGCAGCACGAGCAGTTTGTCTTTCAGCTCGGGCAGCAATTGCAGCATGGCATCGCGCGTGGCCTCTGTATCGCAGCGCACAAACTCTGCATCCGCGCCCTTGGCGGCCCAGTTGAGGCCGGGCTCAGTCATATCCTGAGCGCGCACGGCAAAAGCATACGGCACATGCAGCAGGCGCGAGGCAACCCAGCTGGCGGTTGCCGGGCCGTGGGCCCCTGCCGCGTAGAAAAATTCGATCTTTTCTTCCTGGCCCCAACGCGCCAGCATGGCCCCGGCGCAGAATGCGCGCAGGTGATCCCACCAGCGACGGCCCCAGCGGCCCCGCCCCGGCAGTTTGCGCCAAAGCGCCCATAACTGCGACGAAGATCCTCGCATGAGCCTGAGCATACCCAGGCAGGCCGCAAGCACACGCAGCGCGCCAATGCGCCGCACAGCCAGCGGCAGGGCATAGCCCTCGGGATTTCCCAGAAATCCATTATCGCGGATGGCGTAAATACGGGTAAGCAGGCCCGACGCATGCATACGGTGGGCCTCATCCATCAGGCACTGACCGGAGGCCTCTGGAAAGCTCTCGGCAACCATGGCGCCGCGCACCACAGGGGCAACCCCCTGGAGCAGGTTGTGCGAAATGGTGTCGGGCATTTGCGGCAGGTTGCGCTGGCGGCAGTGCAGAATGCCGTCTTCAAGGGTATAGATGCTGTCGCAAAATTCGGCCATCTTGGGGTCATGCGTAACCATAACCATGGAAACGCCGCCCGTATGGCAAAGCGAACGGAAATTATCCATGATAAGGCGGCTGGTTTTGGCGTCCAGCGCGCCCGTGGGTTCGTCAGCCAGCAGGATGCGCGGATTGTTGACCATAGCGCGGGCAATGGCCACGCGCTGCTGCTCGCCGCCCGAAAGGCGGTTGCTGCGGTAGTGCACACGCGCAGAAAGGCGCACAAGTTCAAGAGCGCGGATAACCCGCTCCCAGCGTTCCTCTGGCGGAATTTTCTCAAATATCAGGGGAAATTCAACATTTTCAAACACAGTCGAGTGGTCAAAAAGGTTGCTCGACTGCATGACAAAGCCCATGGTCCCACGGCGAAAACTGGCAGTCTGCTCACGGTCAAGCGTCAAGACATCCTTGCCAAGAATTTGCAAAGAGCCGGAGTCGGGCGCGTGCAACATGCCCAGCACGTGCAGCATGGTGGATTTGCCGCAGCCCGAAGGCCCCATGATGGCCACCATCTCGCCGGGAACAACTTCAATATTCACGCCACGCAGCACCGGTGAAAAACCGGCGTAGCATTTATATAAATCTTTGGCGACTATAACGGGTGCCATGATCCACCTTGTGCATGTGCGGCAGAGCCGCAAGAACGCGGGCAAACCCGCGCATTGTGTGCTATTCGAATCGCAGAGCGGTTACCACGTCCATGCGGCTTGCCTGCATGGCAGGGAACAGACCGCCCGCTATGCCAATGACGGCAGAAAAAACGATGCTTCCCACGCTGCTGAAAAACAGCAGCGGATACGAAACACCCGTTCCAAGCGATAGGGAACCGATCTCAACCAGCGCGCAGCCAATAAGAATGCCAAATATGCCGCCAGCAACCGATTTGCAAAGAGCCTCGGCCAGAAACTGCGCCAGGATGTCTATATCCGAGCCGCCCATGGCCTTTTTAAGGCCCACTTCGCGCGTTCTGGCCCGAACTGCGGCAAATGTGCCATACCAGATGCCGAAACCGCCAAGCATGAGCGAAGCGGCAATACCAAGCCACAGCAGAGCCTCAACCCACATGAAGGTGGTTTTGATGCGATTGAGTTGATCTTCCTGCGTCTGCACCACGATATAGGGGGCGGACTGATGCTCGCGCACCATCTGAGGAATAATCTTGACAAGCGGCGGCACGTCTTCCCAGCCGATGGCGCGGATAAAGAGTCTGCGCACCTTGCCCCGGCCCCAGTTGCGGTCGGCCATGGTGGTATAGGGCAGAAAGCCGCCATGGCTCCAGCTGCCGAGCATGACGCCGCTGACAACGCCCACCACTTCAAAAACATCCTGCTCCAGAAAGAGCAGCTTGCCTATGGCTTCTTCCGAACCGCCAAATAAATTTCTGGCCGCATCCCTGCCAAGCTGGCATACGCGCCTGTGAGAGTCCACATCTTCCTGATTGAGCAGCCGCCCGGCCGTAAGATCAATAGAGTAAACCTCGGCGAAATACTGGTCGATGCCGATAAAATCCAAATTCAGCGTGCGTTCGCCGGTGCCGCGTATGGGGAAAGTTTTATTGTCGCGCAGGTTTCTGCTCACCAAGCTGACGCCGGGCAACTGAGAAAGGGCTTCCACTGTTTCAGGATAAAACTCGCGGTCGGGCTGGCCGGGGTACTGGGCATCATCCATGTATACCTGGATGACGTTGACGCCACCCATGAGCACCATATCTTGGCCCACCTTGTACCGAATTTCTCGGCCAAGTACCGCCAGGACGATAAACGCCGTGATGCCAAGGGCGATGGAAAGCATCACCCCGAAGCCGCGCTGGCGCACAACCTGCCTGAGGCTGACGCGAATAAGGTCTGACATTGCAATCATGGCGCAATCACTACTCTGACAAAAAACGATAAAAAAAGCCGTGGCTTATGCCGCGCACATGCGCAACGCCATTGCCGCATCCTGCTGTCGGGCTGCATACAGATATATTGCATCCGGCCCGTGACAAAAGGGCAAAAGACGATACACGCCACCATGGGTGTATGTCAAAGCCTCTATTTCCATACCCTGTCACGGACCGCATGCGCAAATAAGAAAGAATCTGGCGCACCACGCCTCCATCAGGTGTGGTTTCAAATTGCTACTTCGTTCCCTGACAGTGTTCAGAGCGCAGCACTACCCCGCCCTTGCCGACTTCATACCGTATGCCGTGCCAGACAATATCCCACGACTTTATGCTCTGCCAGTAAACAGAGGTGAACATGCGTACGGCGTCCACAAAGGCCATGCACCAGCGCCACAGCGGCACGGGCTTGACAAGCAGACCACGCCACAGATGCAGCGCGCTGACCACCGCCGCCAGCCAGAACAGGCCAAGCAACACTCCAGCGCCGCTGCCCACGTTCACAATCCAGCCCAGAAAGGCCAGGGCCGCGCACACCATGGGCAGGGCCATCATAACACACATGAGACCCAGCAGCTTCCACTGGCCGGGCATGCAGAACTTGAGAAAAAGCACCTGCCTGTCCATCCAGGCCCGCCAGACGGGCGTGGAGTGGTTAACAGCATCGGTCCGCAGCAAAGCACCGGGGCAAAGACGCACCTTTGCGCCACGTACCTGAAGCAGGGCCGTGAGCGAGCAGTCGTCCACCACGTTCTCAAGCCACAACTGCGCCACGCCGTATTTTACGTAGGCCGCTCGGGTCATGGCCATAGCGCCGCCCCACAACTGGGTAAAGGCAGACATGGCTTGCAGGTAGCGCATAAGCATGACGCACAGCGTATAGGCCAGTGTTACGGGCTGGTCGTCGCGCGGCTCCACCACATGATAACCGGTGCTGAACGAAGCCTCGCCCCTGGCCATGGGCGCCGCCAGATGCCGCAGAAAATCAGGTTCCGCCATGTGGGTGCTGTCGCAAAACACATAGACGTCCACTTCATCGCCCAGAGCGGCAATACCCTGAAGGCTGTTATGGTTTTTTTGCCCGCAACCCGTGGCGGTGCCTGCCACCACATGGCGCAGAGCGGGAAAATCCTGCTTGAGTCTGCCCACAAGCTCGGCGGCGGGTTCATTTTCTTCCGCAGTAACGAGCACGGGGACAAAACGGGGATAATCCTGGGTCAAAAGGCTGCGCAACGCGCCTTCCATACGCGGATCGCGCCCGGCCACAGGCACAATCATACCCACCGATGGCCATTTGTCTTCAGGTATGGCGCGGTTGGCCTCGGCTTCTTCCTCAATACGGCGGGGCATGCTTTCGCCCCTGCGGGCCAGAATATACAACAGAGCGCATTGGGAGGTGGCCAGCAAAAACCATATCCAGAACATAGGCACTCCTTCATGTTATTGTTGAATGGATCAGCAATCGGCAGCAAGGACATGGATCCTTTGCAGCGCTTGCAGCAACCGCGTATTCAGGCAAGCCATGCCGCAGC
This genomic interval carries:
- a CDS encoding glycosyltransferase, with translation MNIEVVPGEMVAIMGPSGCGKSTMLHVLGMLHAPDSGSLQILGKDVLTLDREQTASFRRGTMGFVMQSSNLFDHSTVFENVEFPLIFEKIPPEERWERVIRALELVRLSARVHYRSNRLSGGEQQRVAIARAMVNNPRILLADEPTGALDAKTSRLIMDNFRSLCHTGGVSMVMVTHDPKMAEFCDSIYTLEDGILHCRQRNLPQMPDTISHNLLQGVAPVVRGAMVAESFPEASGQCLMDEAHRMHASGLLTRIYAIRDNGFLGNPEGYALPLAVRRIGALRVLAACLGMLRLMRGSSSQLWALWRKLPGRGRWGRRWWDHLRAFCAGAMLARWGQEEKIEFFYAAGAHGPATASWVASRLLHVPYAFAVRAQDMTEPGLNWAAKGADAEFVRCDTEATRDAMLQLLPELKDKLLVLRDPLTLTPPEDMEEQMPVPAGGDAANDADKAADFNLLAVGTIARRKGYDLLLRACRLLADRNVNFSLTFVGQGPEKLRLRWLVWRLGLRGSVQFAGQIPHENMADMYNRADVFVAPGRKTTGGEADGVPSALVEALAFGLAVVASDLPGHAEAITDGGNGRLVPQDNVGALADVLEALASRPEERKRLGEAARKSVVTLVDTDRTEARLTELIKKACGKA
- a CDS encoding ABC transporter permease is translated as MSDLIRVSLRQVVRQRGFGVMLSIALGITAFIVLAVLGREIRYKVGQDMVLMGGVNVIQVYMDDAQYPGQPDREFYPETVEALSQLPGVSLVSRNLRDNKTFPIRGTGERTLNLDFIGIDQYFAEVYSIDLTAGRLLNQEDVDSHRRVCQLGRDAARNLFGGSEEAIGKLLFLEQDVFEVVGVVSGVMLGSWSHGGFLPYTTMADRNWGRGKVRRLFIRAIGWEDVPPLVKIIPQMVREHQSAPYIVVQTQEDQLNRIKTTFMWVEALLWLGIAASLMLGGFGIWYGTFAAVRARTREVGLKKAMGGSDIDILAQFLAEALCKSVAGGIFGILIGCALVEIGSLSLGTGVSYPLLFFSSVGSIVFSAVIGIAGGLFPAMQASRMDVVTALRFE
- a CDS encoding glycosyltransferase, with product MFWIWFLLATSQCALLYILARRGESMPRRIEEEAEANRAIPEDKWPSVGMIVPVAGRDPRMEGALRSLLTQDYPRFVPVLVTAEENEPAAELVGRLKQDFPALRHVVAGTATGCGQKNHNSLQGIAALGDEVDVYVFCDSTHMAEPDFLRHLAAPMARGEASFSTGYHVVEPRDDQPVTLAYTLCVMLMRYLQAMSAFTQLWGGAMAMTRAAYVKYGVAQLWLENVVDDCSLTALLQVRGAKVRLCPGALLRTDAVNHSTPVWRAWMDRQVLFLKFCMPGQWKLLGLMCVMMALPMVCAALAFLGWIVNVGSGAGVLLGLFWLAAVVSALHLWRGLLVKPVPLWRWCMAFVDAVRMFTSVYWQSIKSWDIVWHGIRYEVGKGGVVLRSEHCQGTK